A genome region from Clostridia bacterium includes the following:
- a CDS encoding GAF domain-containing protein gives MNANMNLALLPAQAAALLAGESDVVANLANTSALIYDQVPQINWVGFYFLRGNELVLGPFQGKPACVRLKRGRGVCWAAVEADDVTVVGDVHTFAGHIACDCATKSEMVVPLHKDGGIFGVLDVDSPIENRFDEETVARLRATAAAVEKALA, from the coding sequence ATGAACGCGAATATGAACCTTGCATTACTGCCTGCGCAAGCGGCCGCTCTGTTGGCGGGAGAAAGCGACGTGGTAGCGAATTTGGCCAATACGTCGGCACTTATTTATGACCAAGTGCCCCAAATCAACTGGGTGGGATTTTACTTTTTGCGCGGGAACGAACTGGTATTGGGCCCATTCCAGGGCAAGCCCGCGTGCGTGAGGTTAAAGCGCGGGCGCGGCGTGTGCTGGGCGGCGGTGGAAGCGGACGACGTAACGGTAGTCGGGGACGTGCACACCTTCGCGGGGCATATCGCCTGCGACTGCGCCACGAAGAGCGAGATGGTGGTGCCCTTGCACAAGGACGGGGGGATATTCGGCGTATTGGACGTGGACAGCCCCATCGAAAACCGCTTCGACGAAGAAACGGTCGCTCGGCTCCGTGCCACGGCGGCGGCGGTGGAAAAGGCTTTGGCGTGA